The proteins below are encoded in one region of Actinomycetota bacterium:
- a CDS encoding GuaB3 family IMP dehydrogenase-related protein: MEIEIGIGKSGRRAYGFDDIAIVPSRRTRDPDDVDITWEIDAFRFDLPLMASAMDGVVSPRSAIEIGRLGGLAVLNLEGLQTRYEDPDSILAEIAELPDDKATLRMQELYQQDVKEELIFKRIREIKDAGVTASASLTPQKVERFHKIALEAELDVLVIQGTVVSAEHVSTRTEPLNLKRFISTYDIPVIVGGCASYSTALHLMRTGAMGVLVGVGPGAACTTRGVLGLGVPQATAIADAAGARIRHLDETGRYCHVIADGGMTTGGDIAKAIACGADAVMIGSPLAAAKEAPGSGYHWGMATFHPTLPRGARVKTSTLGTLEEILVGPAHENDGRMNLFGALRTSLATCGYANIKEFQKAEVMVAPALKTEGKALQTAQRLGMGA, translated from the coding sequence GTGGAGATCGAGATCGGCATCGGCAAATCGGGGCGGAGAGCCTACGGCTTCGACGACATCGCGATCGTGCCGTCCCGGCGCACCCGCGACCCCGACGACGTCGATATCACCTGGGAGATCGACGCCTTCCGTTTCGACCTCCCCCTCATGGCCTCGGCCATGGACGGCGTGGTCTCACCCCGCTCCGCGATCGAGATCGGACGCCTCGGCGGGCTCGCGGTTCTCAACCTCGAGGGTCTCCAGACGCGGTACGAGGACCCCGACAGCATCCTGGCCGAGATCGCCGAGCTGCCGGACGACAAGGCGACGCTCAGGATGCAGGAGCTCTACCAGCAAGATGTGAAAGAGGAGCTCATCTTCAAGCGCATCCGGGAGATCAAGGACGCGGGGGTCACAGCCTCCGCCTCGCTGACGCCGCAGAAGGTCGAGCGTTTCCACAAGATCGCACTCGAGGCGGAGCTCGACGTCCTCGTCATTCAGGGGACCGTGGTCTCCGCCGAGCACGTCTCCACGCGGACGGAGCCGCTCAACCTGAAGCGCTTCATCTCGACCTACGACATCCCGGTGATCGTGGGTGGCTGCGCCTCCTACTCGACCGCTCTGCACCTCATGCGCACGGGCGCCATGGGTGTGCTCGTCGGGGTGGGGCCGGGCGCAGCGTGCACGACCCGCGGGGTCCTGGGGCTCGGCGTGCCGCAGGCGACTGCGATCGCCGATGCTGCGGGCGCTCGGATCAGGCACTTGGACGAGACCGGTCGCTACTGCCACGTGATCGCCGACGGAGGCATGACAACGGGCGGTGACATCGCGAAGGCGATCGCATGCGGAGCCGACGCGGTGATGATCGGCTCGCCGTTGGCCGCCGCCAAGGAGGCCCCGGGCAGTGGCTACCACTGGGGGATGGCGACCTTCCATCCGACGCTCCCACGTGGGGCGAGGGTGAAGACCTCCACGCTCGGCACCCTCGAAGAGATCCTGGTCGGCCCCGCCCACGAGAACGACGGCCGGATGAACCTGTTCGGGGCACTGAGAACGAGCCTCGCGACATGTGGCTACGCGAACATCAAGGAGTTCCAGAAGGCCGAGGTGATGGTGGCGCCGGCGTTGAAGACCGAGGGCAAGGCGCTACAGACGGCCCAGCGCCTGGGCATGGGGGCTTGA
- a CDS encoding Lrp/AsnC family transcriptional regulator — MDEIDLQILRLLRQDGRMSHAAIAKTVGLSGPAVHERVRKLEQSGVIAGYCAVLDPELLERPHVAFVLVTLSEGNEFASDDPIVARICDEPDVLEFHRIAGEDCYLIKIRTSTNRAMEKLLRRIRSIRGVARTRTTIVLSTELERPTIMVPTDEEPESEPQQPARTA; from the coding sequence TTGGACGAGATCGACCTGCAGATCCTGCGCCTCCTCCGCCAGGACGGACGGATGTCTCACGCCGCGATCGCGAAGACGGTCGGCCTCTCCGGTCCCGCGGTTCACGAGAGGGTCAGGAAGCTGGAGCAGAGCGGCGTCATCGCCGGCTACTGCGCGGTGCTGGATCCTGAGTTGCTGGAGCGGCCGCACGTCGCGTTCGTTCTGGTCACCCTGTCGGAGGGCAACGAGTTCGCGTCGGACGACCCGATCGTGGCGCGCATCTGCGACGAGCCCGACGTGTTGGAGTTCCACCGCATCGCGGGTGAAGACTGCTACCTGATCAAGATCAGAACCTCGACCAACCGCGCCATGGAAAAGCTTCTGCGGCGCATCCGCTCGATCCGCGGCGTCGCACGCACTCGCACGACGATCGTGCTGTCGACGGAGCTCGAGCGACCGACGATCATGGTTCCCACCGATGAGGAGCCGGAGTCGGAGCCGCAGCAACCTGCTCGCACCGCCTGA
- a CDS encoding UvrD-helicase domain-containing protein has product MEHDYLSDLNPVQREAVEHPGGPALVVAGAGSGKTRVLTYRIAHLIRNGTSPFAIIAITFTNKAADEMKRRVEELVGSVANKMWVSTFHSACVRILRREAEHLGIRSSFSIYDSADSERLIKLCLKELDHDPKKVPPRAVAAAISDAKNKLMSPGLYSDFAANPWERTVAEIYVEYQRRLRQASAMDFDDLLSGVVEIFDREPEVLARYQTRFEHVLVDEFQDTNHVQARLSTLLAGKHRNIFVVGDADQGIYAFRGATIKNLLDFERDWPDARVITLEQNYRSTQTILSAANAVIENNIMRKPKSLWTESLSGDLITRYHAQNEHDEAAWVAAEVQRLVELGHPLHDVAVFYRTNAQSRVLEEIFAKETIPYRVVGGVRFYERKEVKDLLAWLRAAVNPSDTVNVSRAAQAPRRGIGDTSLARIVDFARRQDIGLGDAFLQAEDAEGLSKKALGGILEAGRLFQRIREAAESGIAIADIIEMTWEMTGYMDELKAERTFESLSRQENLRELAGVGAEYDERSPEPTLTGFLEEISLITDTDRVEGEETGVTFMTLHNAKGLEYPVVFIVGMEEGVFPHIRSLGDADQLEEERRLCYVGITRARERLYLLNAWSRSLWGGLNYNPASRFLAEVPGELVSRADKADANRGGAQATSGGTSDPSVFKVGQEVEHKKWGRGTIIEIARSGIGGLEATIHFPVLGGEKRLDLSLAPLKPAS; this is encoded by the coding sequence GTGGAACACGACTACCTATCGGATCTGAATCCGGTTCAGCGCGAGGCGGTCGAGCATCCGGGGGGGCCCGCACTGGTTGTGGCCGGTGCCGGCTCCGGGAAGACACGGGTCCTGACCTACCGGATCGCGCATCTGATCCGCAACGGGACCTCCCCGTTCGCGATCATCGCGATCACCTTCACCAACAAGGCGGCGGACGAGATGAAGCGCCGGGTGGAGGAACTGGTTGGCTCCGTCGCCAACAAGATGTGGGTCTCGACCTTCCACTCCGCCTGCGTCCGGATCCTGCGGCGCGAGGCAGAGCATCTCGGAATCCGCTCGTCTTTCTCCATCTACGACTCCGCCGACTCGGAGCGCCTCATCAAGCTGTGTCTCAAGGAGCTGGATCACGACCCCAAGAAGGTCCCGCCGCGAGCGGTGGCCGCGGCCATCTCCGACGCGAAGAACAAGTTGATGTCGCCGGGCCTTTACAGCGACTTCGCCGCGAACCCATGGGAGAGGACCGTCGCCGAGATCTACGTCGAGTACCAACGCCGCTTGCGCCAGGCGAGTGCGATGGACTTCGACGACCTGCTGTCGGGAGTGGTCGAGATCTTCGATCGCGAGCCCGAGGTGCTGGCGCGCTACCAGACACGCTTCGAGCACGTGCTGGTCGACGAGTTCCAAGACACCAACCATGTCCAGGCGCGCCTTTCGACGCTGCTCGCGGGGAAGCACCGAAACATCTTCGTGGTCGGCGACGCCGACCAAGGCATCTACGCGTTCCGCGGAGCCACGATCAAGAACCTGCTCGACTTCGAGCGCGATTGGCCGGACGCGCGCGTCATCACCCTCGAACAGAACTACCGCTCGACGCAGACGATCCTGAGCGCGGCCAACGCGGTGATCGAGAACAACATCATGCGCAAGCCGAAGTCGCTGTGGACCGAGTCTCTATCTGGTGACCTGATCACCCGCTATCACGCGCAGAACGAGCACGACGAGGCCGCCTGGGTTGCCGCGGAGGTGCAGCGTCTCGTGGAGCTGGGCCACCCGTTGCACGATGTCGCCGTCTTCTATCGCACGAACGCGCAGTCGCGCGTTCTGGAAGAGATCTTCGCGAAGGAGACGATCCCGTACAGAGTCGTCGGCGGAGTCCGCTTTTACGAGCGCAAGGAGGTCAAGGACCTCCTCGCATGGCTGCGGGCGGCGGTGAATCCTTCGGACACAGTGAACGTGTCGCGCGCGGCCCAGGCACCTCGTCGAGGGATCGGAGACACCTCGCTTGCCAGGATCGTCGACTTCGCGCGACGCCAGGACATCGGGCTCGGCGACGCCTTCCTGCAGGCCGAGGATGCCGAGGGGCTGTCGAAGAAGGCGCTGGGCGGGATCCTCGAGGCCGGTCGTCTGTTCCAGCGCATCCGAGAAGCGGCCGAGTCCGGCATCGCGATAGCGGACATCATCGAGATGACGTGGGAGATGACCGGCTACATGGATGAGCTGAAGGCGGAGCGGACGTTCGAATCGCTATCGCGTCAGGAGAACCTCCGGGAGCTGGCGGGAGTGGGGGCCGAGTACGACGAGCGGTCTCCCGAGCCCACCCTCACCGGCTTCCTCGAGGAGATCTCCCTCATCACGGACACCGACCGCGTCGAGGGTGAGGAGACCGGGGTGACCTTCATGACGCTTCACAACGCGAAGGGGCTCGAGTACCCGGTCGTGTTCATCGTCGGGATGGAGGAGGGCGTCTTCCCGCACATCCGCTCACTAGGCGACGCCGACCAACTCGAAGAGGAACGGCGGTTGTGCTACGTGGGGATCACCCGCGCGCGGGAGCGTCTGTACCTGCTGAACGCGTGGTCGAGGAGCTTGTGGGGCGGCCTCAATTACAACCCCGCCTCACGCTTCCTCGCAGAGGTACCGGGCGAGCTCGTATCGCGCGCCGACAAGGCCGATGCGAACCGCGGAGGAGCCCAGGCGACGAGCGGCGGTACCTCCGATCCCTCGGTGTTCAAGGTCGGCCAAGAGGTCGAGCACAAGAAGTGGGGCCGTGGCACGATCATCGAGATCGCACGTTCCGGCATCGGCGGCCTCGAGGCGACGATCCACTTCCCGGTGCTGGGCGGCGAGAAGCGCCTCGACCTCTCGCTCGCCCCGCTGAAGCCCGCGTCCTGA
- a CDS encoding peptidylprolyl isomerase, translating to MEEHLVTVPDKRARKKQHRDELRAAQQAALQRRRNMRLLGALGLLAAIVVAAMIFSKEDPAAEPETPAAGATDAAAESAACGAEPPAEAEPKTNYKGPDDVLEDGVDYGATIHTSCGDLVIDLLEETAPKNVNNFIFLAQEGFYDGLVWHRVEQNSVIQTGDPNGQNGVPPDGPGYTIPGEPPEKSNQYVYGVVGMANTGDPDTAGSQFFIVIQRNRPAGYQPFYSIFGKVLAGETEATQEEIGCNPDGPGLIPTLEAIGCQPTNTGAPDAAEAVKPIVPVYIESVEITEA from the coding sequence ATGGAGGAACACCTGGTGACCGTCCCGGACAAGAGAGCTCGGAAGAAGCAGCACCGCGACGAGCTGCGCGCCGCGCAACAAGCCGCCCTGCAGCGTCGTCGCAACATGCGGCTGCTCGGAGCCCTCGGCCTTCTCGCCGCCATCGTCGTTGCGGCCATGATCTTCTCGAAGGAGGATCCCGCGGCAGAACCGGAGACTCCCGCGGCGGGCGCCACCGACGCTGCGGCGGAGTCCGCGGCATGTGGCGCGGAGCCGCCGGCGGAGGCAGAGCCGAAGACCAACTACAAGGGCCCGGATGACGTCCTGGAAGACGGCGTCGATTACGGGGCGACGATCCACACCTCCTGCGGCGATCTCGTCATAGATCTCCTCGAGGAGACGGCTCCGAAGAACGTGAACAACTTCATCTTCCTGGCACAGGAGGGCTTCTACGACGGGTTGGTCTGGCACCGCGTCGAGCAGAACTCGGTCATCCAGACGGGCGATCCAAACGGCCAGAACGGCGTACCTCCCGACGGTCCCGGTTACACGATCCCGGGCGAGCCACCCGAGAAGTCGAACCAGTACGTCTATGGAGTCGTGGGGATGGCGAACACGGGTGACCCCGACACCGCCGGGAGCCAGTTCTTCATCGTGATCCAGCGCAACAGGCCCGCCGGCTACCAGCCCTTCTATTCCATCTTCGGCAAGGTCTTAGCAGGCGAGACCGAGGCAACACAGGAGGAGATCGGCTGCAATCCAGACGGCCCCGGCTTGATCCCGACGCTCGAGGCGATCGGTTGTCAGCCGACGAACACGGGCGCTCCCGACGCGGCCGAGGCCGTCAAACCGATCGTTCCGGTCTACATCGAGTCGGTCGAGATCACCGAAGCCTGA
- a CDS encoding DMT family transporter: MTSHSPHRDRSVAVAALGAMFIASSGVLVRLSASTPVTVAFYRCLYALPVLGALTLLEERSLGRLPVRARQLSWAAGVFFAIDLIFWHHAIAAVGAGLATVLGNLQVVIVGFVAWLLLKERPQTSLFIAVPVVLAGVVLISGVTGGEAYGEDPTAGVIFGIATSLAYAAFLLILRQGSRDLTRVAGPLFHATLSSTVTAAVYGLVAGGAEWAPAWPEHGWLVTLALSAQVGGWLLISRSLPRLPAAVTSVVLLLQPVGAMLLAAVTLGEEPGPAQLAGAAMVLAGVLIATRGRSRPAEVAPQPA; this comes from the coding sequence GTGACCTCCCACTCACCACACAGGGACCGTTCGGTCGCGGTCGCGGCCCTGGGCGCGATGTTCATCGCTTCTTCGGGGGTCCTGGTCCGGTTGTCGGCGTCCACTCCGGTCACCGTCGCCTTCTATCGCTGCCTCTACGCGCTTCCGGTGTTGGGAGCGCTGACGCTTCTGGAGGAACGCAGTCTCGGGCGGCTGCCCGTACGCGCGCGCCAGCTCTCGTGGGCGGCGGGTGTCTTCTTCGCGATCGACCTCATCTTCTGGCACCACGCGATCGCCGCGGTCGGAGCGGGTCTCGCCACCGTCCTCGGCAACCTCCAGGTGGTGATCGTGGGATTCGTGGCCTGGCTCCTGTTGAAGGAGCGCCCGCAGACGTCGCTCTTCATCGCGGTCCCGGTGGTTCTGGCGGGGGTCGTTCTGATATCGGGAGTAACCGGTGGCGAGGCGTACGGGGAGGATCCCACGGCCGGTGTCATCTTCGGTATCGCGACCTCGCTGGCATACGCCGCCTTCCTGCTGATCCTTCGCCAGGGTTCCCGCGACCTCACCCGCGTCGCGGGACCGCTGTTCCACGCCACGCTGTCATCCACCGTCACCGCCGCCGTGTACGGCCTCGTCGCGGGCGGGGCGGAGTGGGCTCCGGCCTGGCCGGAACACGGTTGGCTGGTGACGCTGGCGCTCTCGGCGCAGGTCGGCGGGTGGCTCCTGATCTCCCGGTCGCTTCCTCGCCTTCCGGCCGCAGTCACCTCCGTCGTGCTGCTGCTTCAACCGGTGGGGGCGATGCTGCTCGCGGCGGTCACCTTGGGGGAGGAGCCGGGTCCGGCGCAGCTCGCGGGCGCGGCGATGGTGTTGGCCGGCGTCCTGATCGCGACCCGCGGTCGCTCCCGCCCAGCCGAGGTGGCTCCGCAGCCGGCGTAG
- a CDS encoding HemK family protein methyltransferase — protein MAEPRTISELLTVGERVLRDSTHLFEDHVHIDLARDLLASALHLTQDELDDGFVPSKPARDRYLALIARRAAGEPQPFLTGRIEFYGLDLKVWPGVFVPRPSSELTVERALRRLRRRTRPVVVDVAAGAGPIALAIASELPSAEVWALDIDSEALSHGRKNARRLEIRNVNFRSGDMYAPLPERVSGAVDLITGHVPYVPEAELDDLPTEVREHEPVHTLTDEGDGFYLLRRAIDEGVQWLKPGGWLLLELSEDFAPKARKLIRKAGLRDEGVASDADELSVVVEARKSA, from the coding sequence ATGGCCGAGCCGCGCACGATCTCTGAGCTGCTGACGGTCGGCGAGAGGGTGCTGCGGGATTCCACCCATCTCTTCGAAGATCACGTCCACATCGATCTCGCGCGCGACCTGCTGGCGAGCGCGCTTCACCTGACCCAGGACGAGCTCGATGACGGGTTCGTCCCGTCGAAGCCCGCCCGCGACCGCTACCTGGCCCTGATCGCCCGACGTGCGGCGGGGGAGCCGCAACCGTTCCTGACGGGACGCATCGAGTTCTATGGCCTCGACCTGAAGGTGTGGCCCGGGGTCTTCGTCCCGCGGCCCTCGTCCGAGCTGACGGTTGAACGCGCGTTGCGCCGGCTGCGCCGCCGGACGCGGCCGGTCGTGGTGGACGTTGCAGCCGGCGCCGGACCCATCGCCCTCGCCATAGCCAGCGAGCTGCCGTCGGCGGAGGTGTGGGCGTTGGATATCGACAGCGAAGCACTCTCCCATGGGCGGAAGAACGCCCGCCGACTCGAGATACGCAACGTGAACTTCCGATCCGGTGACATGTACGCGCCTCTGCCCGAACGGGTGTCCGGTGCCGTCGACCTGATCACCGGGCACGTCCCCTATGTCCCGGAGGCGGAGCTGGACGACCTTCCGACCGAGGTGCGAGAGCACGAGCCCGTTCACACGCTGACCGACGAGGGCGACGGGTTCTATCTGCTTCGCCGCGCGATCGACGAAGGCGTTCAGTGGCTGAAGCCGGGGGGGTGGCTGCTCCTCGAGCTCTCGGAGGACTTCGCGCCGAAGGCGCGCAAGCTCATCCGCAAGGCGGGGCTCCGCGACGAGGGCGTTGCGTCGGACGCGGACGAGCTGAGCGTCGTGGTGGAGGCCCGCAAAAGCGCCTGA
- a CDS encoding MATE family efflux transporter, with translation MGVAAAEPARGKNDYLNILSGTTQNVVGIVIAALATFAVNVLMSNTLGAAAFGVVTVATQAAFVASYATRAGMDMAVLRDVAVEVGQRRFGHIRVPVARATWIGAVVSAVVGGLVLAAPAPVQTLLSLEGRDGRLAVQMAAIGLPFLALANVWLSATRGLKIMRYTLYVFWSGQPIVWIALMLAGWFVARTSWMSTLAYSLSWVVAAAAAGYFWRRESARWDADPMEPGEMTKLFRYAGPRAPAALFSQLLFWTDLFVLTRYASEVEIGVYSAALRAGQVIVLFLTSVSLMFSPFVADLHNRGETERLDRLFKTLTRWTIAATMPIFLLLLVAPEEALRIFGGRFTEGQAALLILIAGQFVNIATGSVGFVLIMVGRTGWDLAVYAGSLALNLALAFWLCPRYGMEGAAVANAVTFALSKWARLYLVKRFVGIQPYDRDYARLILPVVVSLGVMYLVHAAVDGWWLVDLVATAAAGSVAYAGAYVVAGLTPRERTAAASLLESFRSRAAAPKP, from the coding sequence GTGGGAGTAGCGGCCGCCGAACCCGCTCGGGGCAAGAACGACTACCTGAACATCCTGTCCGGGACGACGCAGAACGTCGTCGGGATCGTCATAGCCGCGCTCGCCACCTTCGCGGTGAACGTCTTGATGTCGAACACGCTGGGCGCGGCTGCGTTCGGCGTCGTGACGGTCGCGACGCAGGCCGCTTTCGTCGCGTCCTACGCGACCCGCGCCGGTATGGATATGGCGGTTCTGCGCGACGTCGCGGTCGAGGTGGGGCAGCGACGGTTCGGTCACATCCGTGTGCCCGTAGCACGAGCGACGTGGATCGGCGCGGTCGTGAGCGCGGTCGTCGGAGGTCTCGTCCTGGCGGCGCCGGCACCGGTTCAAACGCTGCTGTCGCTGGAGGGACGTGACGGCCGTCTGGCCGTCCAGATGGCGGCGATCGGCTTGCCGTTCCTCGCCTTGGCGAACGTGTGGCTGTCCGCCACGCGTGGCTTGAAGATCATGCGCTACACGCTGTATGTCTTCTGGAGCGGCCAACCGATCGTATGGATCGCTCTGATGCTCGCGGGGTGGTTCGTCGCGCGCACCAGCTGGATGAGCACGCTCGCGTACTCGCTGTCGTGGGTGGTCGCGGCAGCGGCAGCCGGGTACTTCTGGCGGCGCGAGAGCGCTCGCTGGGATGCGGATCCGATGGAGCCCGGCGAGATGACGAAGCTGTTCCGCTACGCGGGACCGCGCGCTCCTGCCGCTCTTTTCTCACAGTTGCTGTTCTGGACCGATCTCTTCGTCTTGACGCGCTATGCGTCCGAGGTCGAGATCGGCGTCTACTCCGCCGCGCTGCGGGCGGGCCAGGTGATCGTTCTGTTCCTCACGTCCGTCAGCTTGATGTTCAGCCCGTTCGTCGCCGACCTCCACAACCGCGGCGAGACCGAGCGTCTGGACCGGCTCTTCAAGACGCTGACGAGGTGGACGATCGCGGCCACGATGCCGATCTTCCTCCTGCTGCTGGTTGCACCGGAGGAGGCGTTGCGGATCTTCGGCGGCAGGTTCACCGAGGGCCAGGCGGCGCTCCTCATCCTGATCGCCGGTCAGTTCGTCAACATCGCTACGGGAAGTGTCGGCTTCGTTCTGATCATGGTCGGGCGTACCGGATGGGACCTCGCCGTCTACGCGGGTTCGCTCGCGCTGAACCTCGCTCTCGCCTTCTGGTTGTGCCCCCGCTATGGGATGGAAGGCGCCGCTGTCGCGAACGCCGTGACGTTCGCGCTGTCGAAATGGGCCCGGTTGTATCTCGTGAAGCGGTTCGTCGGGATCCAGCCATATGACCGTGATTACGCGCGGTTGATCCTGCCCGTCGTCGTCTCCCTCGGCGTGATGTACCTCGTCCATGCCGCAGTCGACGGGTGGTGGTTGGTAGACCTAGTAGCCACGGCAGCTGCCGGGTCGGTCGCGTACGCCGGTGCCTACGTCGTTGCAGGTCTCACACCGCGCGAGCGGACCGCCGCTGCATCGCTGCTCGAATCGTTTCGCTCTCGCGCCGCGGCTCCGAAACCGTGA
- the guaA gene encoding glutamine-hydrolyzing GMP synthase — MPGASDEKTFPAGATGSTFSTTSAAPVVVLDYGAQYAQLIARRIRECHVYSEIVPHDIPLDELKAKRPAGIVLSGGPKSVHSSGAPSAQPELFDLGVPVLGICYGQQLMAQSLGGEVAATGVAEFGKTDLDVEAPSSTLFAELPQQQTVWMSHNDAVVRPPEGFRVTASTSASPVAAFEDPERRLFGVQFHPEVAHTPKGTDLLKNFLYDGCDLLPTWTMTSIIESALESIRAFVGGERIVCGLSGGVDSSVAAALVHRAVGDQLTCVFVDHGLLRQGEAQQVEETFRRHLKMDLIHVKAADRFLERLAGVTDPERKRKIIGETFIRVFEEVARDDLNDARFLVQGTLYPDVIESGTKDAAKIKSHHNVGGLPEDIAFTLVEPLRNLFKDEVRRVGEELGLPEEIVWRQPFPGPGLAVRIIGDVTAERLEMLRAADAIVLEEMKRADLLREIWQSFAVLPAVRSVGVMGDERTYGHPIVLRAVTSDDAMTADWARLPYELLEKISSRVVNEVPGVNRVVYDITAKPPGTIEWE, encoded by the coding sequence ATGCCCGGCGCCTCCGACGAAAAGACGTTCCCCGCAGGAGCCACGGGATCCACTTTCAGCACCACCTCGGCGGCGCCTGTGGTCGTGCTGGATTACGGAGCGCAGTACGCGCAGCTGATCGCTAGGCGCATCCGCGAGTGCCACGTCTACTCGGAGATCGTTCCTCACGACATCCCGCTCGACGAGCTGAAGGCGAAGCGCCCCGCCGGCATCGTGTTGTCGGGGGGGCCGAAGTCGGTGCATTCATCCGGCGCCCCGTCCGCGCAGCCCGAGCTGTTCGATCTCGGTGTCCCCGTCCTAGGGATCTGTTACGGCCAGCAGCTGATGGCGCAGTCACTGGGCGGAGAGGTCGCGGCAACCGGGGTAGCCGAGTTCGGCAAGACCGATCTCGACGTAGAGGCCCCGTCTTCTACGTTGTTCGCGGAGCTGCCCCAGCAACAGACGGTGTGGATGAGCCACAACGACGCGGTCGTGCGGCCGCCGGAAGGCTTCCGCGTGACGGCGTCGACCTCGGCCAGCCCGGTCGCGGCATTCGAAGACCCCGAGCGTCGGCTCTTCGGCGTCCAGTTCCATCCCGAGGTGGCGCATACGCCCAAGGGCACGGACTTGTTGAAGAACTTCCTGTACGACGGGTGCGACCTGCTGCCCACGTGGACCATGACCTCGATCATCGAGAGCGCCCTAGAGTCGATACGAGCGTTCGTGGGTGGCGAAAGGATCGTGTGCGGTCTCTCGGGCGGTGTCGACTCTTCCGTGGCCGCGGCACTTGTTCACCGCGCCGTGGGCGACCAGCTCACCTGCGTATTCGTCGACCACGGTTTGTTGAGACAGGGTGAGGCCCAGCAGGTCGAAGAGACCTTCCGCCGTCACCTCAAGATGGATCTCATCCACGTCAAGGCCGCAGACCGGTTCTTGGAGAGACTTGCGGGGGTCACCGACCCGGAGCGAAAGCGGAAGATCATCGGAGAGACCTTCATCAGGGTCTTCGAGGAGGTCGCTAGAGACGACCTGAACGATGCCAGGTTCCTGGTGCAGGGGACGCTGTACCCGGACGTCATCGAGTCGGGTACTAAGGACGCCGCCAAGATCAAGAGTCACCACAACGTCGGCGGTCTTCCCGAGGACATCGCCTTCACGCTGGTCGAGCCTCTCCGCAACCTCTTCAAGGACGAGGTCCGGCGGGTGGGCGAGGAGCTCGGTCTTCCCGAAGAGATCGTGTGGCGCCAACCGTTCCCGGGCCCCGGGCTGGCCGTGCGGATCATCGGCGACGTCACCGCGGAGCGCCTCGAGATGCTGCGCGCCGCCGACGCGATCGTGCTGGAGGAGATGAAGCGGGCGGATCTCCTGCGGGAGATCTGGCAGTCGTTCGCGGTCCTTCCGGCGGTGCGGTCGGTCGGGGTGATGGGCGACGAGCGCACCTACGGGCACCCGATCGTCCTGCGGGCGGTGACGAGTGACGACGCGATGACCGCGGACTGGGCGCGACTGCCCTACGAGCTCCTGGAGAAGATCTCGAGTCGCGTCGTGAACGAGGTGCCGGGCGTGAATCGTGTCGTCTACGACATCACTGCCAAGCCTCCCGGCACCATCGAGTGGGAGTAG